In one Nicotiana tomentosiformis chromosome 6, ASM39032v3, whole genome shotgun sequence genomic region, the following are encoded:
- the LOC138894147 gene encoding uncharacterized protein, whose product MAIGESDEETEISVIYLKDKIKLLSKERLSKLLIKLIDESEDVNNEKEQLPKECVILKAKCKNLKLRVSETISKNVVLKNQVQVKGNNQIWYMDSGCSKHMTGSKNQFLSLDDLKGGNVSFGNGKKSEIIGVGKVGKTNSHSIENVYLTDGLKYSLISVSQLCDRGKIVNNIYVVYLSTLSENELTCLSVLANDPLLWHKRLGHANLSELNKLVSKDLVIGLPNIKFKENKVCEACARGKQSSHPIENIITDPTSGIKTRSSLKNLCAFDAFLSLIEHKNVVEALQDAD is encoded by the exons atggccattggagaatcaGATGAAGAAACTGAGATAAGTGTAATTTATCTCAAAGACAAAATTAAGTtattgtctaaagaaaggttatctAAGTTACTTATAAaactaattgatgaatctgaggatgtaaacaatgaaaaggaaCAACTACCTAAAGAATGTGTTattttgaaggctaagtgcaaaaacctgaaacttagggttagtgaaactATAAGTAAAAACGTtgtgttgaagaaccag gtccaagtgaagggaaacaaccaaatatggtacatggatagtggctgctcaaagcatatgacaggaagcaagaaccaatTCCTTTCACTTGATGACCTCAAAGGAggaaatgtctcctttggaaatgggaagaaaagtgagatcattggggttggaaaggttgGCAAGACtaattctcactctattgagaatgtctacttgacaGATGGACTaaagtacagtctaataagtgtatcacaattgtgtgatagag ggaaaatagtgaacaatatatatgttGTATATttgtccacactttcagaaaatgaactcacttgcttaagtgtgttggctaatgatcccctcctttggcacaagagacttggacatgccaatCTGAGtgaactcaacaaattagtctccaaggacctggtgataggtctgcctaacatcaagttcaaggaaaataaagtttgtgaggcttgtgcaagggggaagcag AGTTCTCATCctattgagaacataattactgatccaacctctggaatcaaaaccagatcttcattaaagaatctttgtgcttttgatgctttcttatctcttattgaacataaaaatgttgttgaggctttgcaggatgcagactag